AGGTGAAGGGAAGTAAATTCTCAACAGAAGGTTTTCCCCGGATGGCCTACGTCGCAAACGAATGGCCTGATGACCTTTTTGGACCAGATCCTGAAAATGCTGACGAGCTGCAGGTTGTTGGTGTGAATAGCAGATTTAATAGAATGGGGTATAACCAGATTGAACTGATTCCCGGTGTGGGAGAGGGAGATAATTGGGTTTCAAAACCACTGGACTTGCCGGGAAGAATTAAAACTGTTGACCTTTGGGTCTGGGGTTCCAATTTCAAATATAGCATTGAAATGCATTTCATTGATTTTCAAGGTTTAGCCTACAGATTGGATCTGATCCAGTCTGATTCTAAAAGAAATGCTGGAAGCATTAACTTTGTCGGTTGGAAGAATATGTATCTGGATATACCCAGTTACATCAGACAGTCTGTTGTTTACAAGCCGGAACACAAAGGTTTGAGAATGACTAAAATTGTG
The sequence above is a segment of the Oceanispirochaeta sp. genome. Coding sequences within it:
- a CDS encoding flagellar filament outer layer protein FlaA, which codes for MRRSCLLISGLMVLLTLSTGFLFADEKTLKLESIVVESFDGPGVSTYADGSAINWQVKGSKFSTEGFPRMAYVANEWPDDLFGPDPENADELQVVGVNSRFNRMGYNQIELIPGVGEGDNWVSKPLDLPGRIKTVDLWVWGSNFKYSIEMHFIDFQGLAYRLDLIQSDSKRNAGSINFVGWKNMYLDIPSYIRQSVVYKPEHKGLRMTKIVVYTHPTEKVDNFYVYLDNIKVLTDKHESFYDGFGLTAPDKIAEIWGGE